GGTCAATTCTGAGAAAATGACTCCTCTGGATCTGCTCAGCCTGAAGGGAGAGCTGCCAAGCAAAGATGAGGAGAGAAACTATGACGAAGCACCCAGGCCTCTCCGCCTCAGCCTGGCAGGAATATCGTTCAAGGGTATGGAAAAAGTCGCTCTGATAAAACATCTCGATTTAGAGGAAACATATGAAATGCATGCCGGAGACAGAACTGCGGATTTCCAGCTGCTGGAAATCGGCGATGACCGTGTCACTATTTTTGCCTTTGGACTGAACATGAAAAGGACCCTCAGCGTGGACCCCTGGCTCTGATTGCATATTTATGATAAAATCCCGGCATGCCCATCCGCCGTAAAATCTTCCTGCTCGTGATCAGTGTGCTCTTCATCTGCAGCCTTATCCAGACCCTGGTTTTTCTTGATTACTTTTCCGGCGACAAGACCAGGTCCGGAGCGGCTAAATTCACGGAAATGGCCATGCTGATCGGAACAGCCTTCAGGAATATGCATCAGCCGGAATTCGAAAAATACTGCGGAGAACTCCTGAAAATCAGGCACACGGATGAATATGCCACAACAAAACTTTTCTTCATCAGCATCTCTCCTGCTGCATCACCCGACAGCCCTGTTCTCAGCCTGCTGGACTGGGATAAAATTTCTGTCAGGGGCGAAAACGCCGATGCAGCACAGGTAATCAGCCAGATTAAAAAGGATTATGCAAAGCGGACCACCCTGAGCATAATCAAAGTCAGGATTGAAGGCGAAAATCCCGTAGTCATTGAAATAGGCCTGGATATGATCAAGCATTACAGGCAGAAAAACTTCATCTATCTGCTCTCATTCGGGGTACTGCTGCTAGGACTGTTGTTCGGCTGGGCAGGGAGCGCTTATTTTTCGAAATATCTGAGCGCACCTTTGGAAGACCTGGCCGGGAAAATACTGGAAGTGGGCCGCGGCAACCTGGACATCAAAGCAAATGTCATGAGCACGGACGAAATTGGGATACTGGCCAGATCATTCAATCAGATGATTACAGGCCTGAAAGAAAAGGAATTTTACAAAAGCACGCTTCAGCGCTATGTTTCCAAGCAGGTGGCGGACAAAATACTCGCCAACAGGGACAGCCTGGTGTTGAAAGGCGAGAAGAGGCTGGTCACAGTGATGTTCGCCGACATCCGCGGATTCACCCCGCTTTCCGAGAAACTCGCCCCTGAAAAACTGGTGGAAACCCTTAATCAATATTTCGAGATTATAGTGGATGTAATTTTCAGATATAATGGTACCTTGGACAAGTTCATAGGCGACGCAGTGATGGCCTACTGGGGAGCTCCGATCTCCCAGGAAAACGACGTTCTGAACGCGGTCTGTGCTGCCCAGGAAATGCGGAACAGACTGCTTGAATTCAACGAAAAGAGAGCAAAAAAAGGTCTGGAACAGATCAGCCTGGGCATCGGGCTTAATACAGGTGAAGTCATCGCCGGAAACATCGGGGCTGTCAAACGTCTGGAATACACAGTAATCGGAGATGACGTGAACACCGCCCAGAGGATCGAGTCGCAGTCAAAGGGCATGGAAGTGCTGATCAGCGAAAAAACCTATGAAATCATCAGGAAACACCTGAAGGTGGAGGAAATGGAACCTGCCAGTCTTAAAGGTAAAGCCCAGCCTGTGCGGATTTTCAAAGTTCTTGGAATAATTTCCAAAACGGAGGGTAGTCGATCATGAAAAATTGCTTTCTCCCATGCCTTTTTCTCTGCCTCTCTCTTTTCCAGCATTCCGCCTTTTGCAGTGAACAGAAATCAGAACCCGGAGTGACAGCCGGAAACACTCACGAAATGAATACAGAACCTTCACCGGTAACATCCGAGGTTAAAGTCATAACCCTTCTCAAAGACAATTTTCAACTGATAAAGGATAAACCCGCACTCTCACTAGAGATTTACCTGGCGATCCTGAGAATGATGGAAAAGGATAAAACTCCTGACGCTGAAATGGAAAAGCACTGGAATGCCTTCTCTGACTTCAAGACTGCCTGGTTTACTGAAATTGCCAAAACACCCGACCAGGCTCTGTCGGATTTCAACTCTCAGCTTCTGGATCTTGACCTTCCGCAGAAAAAACTAAATCTCGGCATCAGCTGCGGACTGGATTCCTTCAGGAAAAAGCAGGAGTTTCTGAAAGTAAACCCTCTGGCCGAACTGCAGAATTCAGCCCTCTGGCAGTTAAGAGATAAACTCTATGACAGATTCCAGGCCAGAGCCAGGGAAATGAATGAGGATGACAGGCATGGATTCATTGAAGACACAAGTGCCTATCTGGACAAGTTCGGGGCACTGGCAGATGAATATAAAAACAATGCCAAGTCCTTTGAGGTATTGAAGCAGCTGGCAGCGTTCCTGAGGCTCGACTACAAGAATTTTCTGACAAGTGATCAGCTTAACCATCTGCTGCCCCTGGAAAAGCAGAGACTTTGAAGCAGTCCCGCGATGGTGCGGATTATTAACTTTCCTGATATAATTCCTGTAAAAGGATCTGCAAAATGAATCATAAATTTAACCCTTATCTATATCTTCTAAGCCTCTGCTTCTGCCTGTACTTTCTTCCAGGCTGCGGCAGTGATGTGGAGCGCAAGATCGAAGTTACGATCAAGAGTGAAGACAAGCCACCAGCCGAGACACAGGAAAAACCGGAAATTTTCAAAGATCCGCAAACATTTATTACCGACAATTCCAAACCAGGGTTTGATCAGCAGTTGGCCATGGCCGATACCAAAAAATCAAAGCCATCCCAGGCTGGAAGCTCTTCCAGTGCACCTGATCTTTCAGTTCCTGTGCAAGCTAAAGCCGACCTGCAGGCAGAAATGAAACCCGGAACTACGCTGCCTACCGAAGCATCAGGCGCGCCCCCTGGAGTCATCATGCTGCCTCCCCCCGGTCCTCCACCAGTAGTCCCTGAAATCATGGAACTCGCTCCTGTCCTCAGAGAACATCCTGAATTGTTCCGGGACATTTTTATCCAGTGCGCCAAAACACTGCAAAAAGAAGAAGTGCCTCAGGAGATTCAGGGTCAGCAATGGAAAGCCTACGAGCAATTCGAAGAAGAATTATCCATAGAAGGGTCGAACCCGGAGAAAAAACTTGGTGATTTCAGCCATCTGCTGCTTGGCCTCAGGCTGCCGCCGGACAAGCTCAAGCGCGGTATTCTGGATGGACTCTCAATCTTCAAGCGAAAAATGGAAACACTGAAATTGAATCCAGAGGCCAAGGTCCAGAACGAAACTCTCGACTGCGAGTTGAGGAACAAGCTCTACCAGAAGTTCGATGAATTTCCCGATTCCGAAGACAATCCCGAACAGGATAAACTGCGGGAATCCATTGATCAGGATTTCAAGCTGGTGGACCTGTTGCTTCTGGATTATTCAGAAAACACCCGGTCACTGGAAATTCTAAGAAATATCGCAGCCAAACTCAAAGTGGAAATCAAGGACATCCTGACCGGGGAACAGCTGAAAATCATAGATTCGATAAAATAGTCATGCCTGAAGCTGGAAAGCAGACATCAATGAAAAACAATCCGGTTCTGCCAAAACTCCATGCCGTGATTCTGGACATGGACGGAGTGCTGATTGACAGCGAAAAATGCTGGAAAAGAGCTGAACTGGTCTTTCTGGCACGCCTGATCCACGATCCGGACCGTTTCGACACTAACCGTTTCATCGGGCTCGGAATGAGGGATGTCTATTCACTCCTGGTCCGCGAGCATCTGATCAAGGTTTCAGAAGACGAATTCCGGCAAGTGTATCATGACGCAGCTGCAGTTATTTACAAGGATTGGACCTGTCTGATGCCAGGGGTGCTCGATTTCATCGGCAGCGCCAGGAAAAAAGGCCTGAAAATCGGACTGGCCTCTTCTTCCCCGCTCTCCTGGATCGAGATGGTACTGGAGAGATTTGAACTCCGCACACGATTTGACCAGATCGTCAGTTCAGACCATGTGGGAGGTGAGGCCAAACCCTCGCCCAGAGTTTATCAGCACGCCTTATCATTGCTGGGTGTCAATTCAAGCAAATCGCTGGCGATCGAAGACTCCTGCTACGGGATCATTTCCGCAAAAAAGGCTGGGCTTCATTGCCTTGGCTTCAGAAACGGCGGCAATGACCACGAGGATTTCAGCCTGGCTGACGGGGAAATTGATTCATTTGAGAATTATGAAATTTAGCATGCCCGGAAATCATTCCTTTCTGCTGCGGTCGACTGGTTTGAATAAAACATTGATTCTGCGTTACCTGGCTGGGTGCAATCATCCCGGTCTCGCTCCGCCGGCCCCGCTTAGCGGGGACCCCGCCGGCTGCGCGGTTTTAGAATTTTGACAATCAAACCTTTGCTCCCTTCGCAGGACGGAAAGATCTCCTGGTATGTCAGTATTGAAAACTCTACTTGGGTTTACGGCCGAAATATTGATAATATGTGACTTCCATCCCGCCATTGAACAGTTTCCTCTTTCTCTCAGCCACAGCCCCGAAACGGCGCTCAAAATCCCAGTCAGGAGTGATCACATATACGGACCAGCCGGTCTTTTTCCGGAAAATCCGGCCCAGGTCAAAATAGTTCTGCCTGGCATCCCTCAATTCCCCCATCCGCTCGCCATAGGGAGGATTGCAGATCACTATCCCGTATTCCCGGTCGATCCAGAGTTCGTTCAGCATTTTGCGGGTGAAATGGATGTCATCTGTCACATGAGCCCTGCGGGCATTGGCTTCTGAGACTGCGATCGCCTCGCTGTCCATGTCCGAGGCTTCAATCAACGGTTCAGACAACGGTTTGATCCGGCTGCGCGCAAGTTCACGCTCCTCCTGCCATGGTGCGGCCGGAGAACAGCCCCATTTTTCAGCCGCAAATGAGCGCAGCAATCCTGGCGCGATCTCCCGGCCGATCAAAGCGGCTTCGATCGGGATGGTGCCTGAACCGCAGAAAGGGTCCAGCAGCAGCCTGCCGGGTTCCCAGAAGGAAAGCTGCACCAGGGCGGCGGCCAGTGTTTCCTTGAGCGAGGCTTCGACTCCCTGCAGTCTGTAACCCCGCCTGTGCAAAGCTTCTCCACTCGTATCCAACAATAGGGAAGCGATATCTTTGTGGAGAGCCACCCGAATCATGTATGCAGCACCGTTCTCAGGAAAAATGCTGAGCCCGTACTTCTTCTTCAGGCTTTCCACCACTGCTTTCTTGGTGATGGCCTGGCAGTCAGGCACGCTGTGCAGGATGGATTTCACAGCTTTGCCTGTCACAGGGAATACACCATCAGCCGGGATCCAATCGCTCCAGGGAAGCGCTTTCACTCCCTCGAACAGTTCATCAAAGGTCAGAGCCTTGAATTCACCGATCTTGACATAAATCCTGTCCGCAGATCGCAAATTGAGATTGGCTCTCGCGACGGCTTTGAAATCGCCCTGAAATTCCACCATTCCGTCGCTGACCTGAAGGTCGGCAAAACCCAGCCCTTCGAGTTCCCGCTTTACTATGGCTTCCAGTCCGAAAGCGGTGGTGGCTACTAAAGACATGCTTTTCCCGTTCAAAGTGCTCCTCGATATTTTTGCAAAGACACGCTAAACTTCATTCTGAGTCCCAGAGCTGATTGTTGTAACAGTCGGTACATTATAAAATGAAGATGCTGCTTGTCAAGAAGTTGAGTCAGCGTGTTTTCAGGACTAATTCCAACAACTGCCGATAAAACATTGAATACTCATGGTATAATAAAGATAAATCCGATATAAGCTGGGAAAAGTTAAAACCGCAAAAATGTCCTTCAGGAGGAAATCATGTCCCGAATTTATTTCATTACTCTTTTCATGTTCGTTTTTATTACTGCCAACCTCTGGGCTGCTGAAAAAGACAGCAGTTCCGCAAAAGTTTCCAGCTCGGAAGTTGCCCTCAAACCTGACCACGAAAAAAATAGTGATACACAGGAAACCCGCGACAAATTGGCTCTCTGCTTCAATGACTTGAATGCCAAAGCGATGAAAAGCCTTGAATTCGAAACCAGCCTGTTTTTACTCGATTTCAAAGTCATCAAGCCTTTTGACCGGAAATTGGCCTCCAATGATGCTCCAATTTTTGAATTTGACTTTCCGGCCAGTTTCTTAGGATTCGGGTATACCAAAAACGGTGATTCCAGCAATTTCGACAGTGCCTATATTAATTTACTGTTTATTAAGATCGGGAAAAATTTCGGCGGTAAGAAAGGCGGCATTTCGAATTATGGGAAATGGAATAAAAACACCTCCAAGCCGGCTAAATTTTTCTTTTGTGTGCCTGAAATTGAATTCTCGAATGGCAACTTTTCTTTTTACAAAAAAAACAGCCTTCTAGCCGGATACAACGGAGCGGTATCTGTAGGTATAAAACATCATTGGAGCAAAAAGTCCTGGGTCTCCTGGAAATATAACTTTGATTCCAACTATCTCGATGCCATCAAAGATGCATCGAACAATTCGTTCAGGAATTCATTTGCAATGGGAATTTGTTTTTGAAAAACTGTCAAATTCCGAATTTTATTGCCTCTTAACCATGAAATATTGTAAAATAAATAAATCCCCGGCAGACGGGGTTTTTTTCTGATTTTACCGGGAGGTAACCTGTGCTCGTCAAATCCTCTTATCTGATCACCCTTGACCCGGAAAAACCATTTTTTGAAAATCCTGGGCTGCTGATTTTAGACGACCGCATCGCTGAAATCGGTTCTGCCGATAAAATGGAAGCCAAGCATCCCAAAGAGGAAGTCCTGGACCTGACCGGAAAATGCGTGCTGCCCGGGATGGTTAATATCCATACCCATTTTTACGGAGCTTTCGCCCGCGGGATCTCACTCGCCGGGAAACCGCCGGTTCTGTTCTCCCAGATCCTGGAACGCCTCTGGTGGAAGCTCGACAAAGCCCTGGATGAGAAATCCATCCGCCACAGCGCTGCGATCAGCCTGGTCGACGGAATCCGCTCAGGTGTGACTGCTTACTTCGACCATCATGCTTCCCCTAATTGCGTGGAGGAATCGCTCGACCTGATCGCAGACGAAACGGAAACTGCCGGAGTGCGGGCCTGCCTCTGCTATGAGACTTCGGACCGTGACGGCGACAAGATCGCCAGGGCCGGGATCAGGGAGAACACCAGATTCATCAAAAAATGCGGTAAAAAAAACGAACGGCTGGCAGGCCTTTTCGGACTGCATGCAGCTCTTACCCTTTCCGACGAAACACTTGCCAGAGCAGTAAAAGCGGGATCTGAATCCGGCTGCGGATTTCACATCCATGTGGCTGAAGGCATCGAAGATGTGGACGAGAGTCTGAGCCGTTATGGGAAGAGGGTAGTGGAGCGGCTCTCAAAAAACGGGATACTCACAGGGAATTCCATCTTTGCCCACTGTATCCACCTGAACGATGAAGAAAAGAGAATGCTTTCAAAAGCAGGCTGCACAGTAGCTCACAATCCTGAGTCCAACCTCAACAATGCCGTGGGATTCGCTGATGTTCTGGATCTTTTGAAACACGGTGTACATGTCGGTCTGGGTACAGACGGATTTTCCCAGGGTCTCTGGCACAGCCTGAGGGCCGCTTCACTGATGCCCAGATATCTGAAGCGCGATCCCCGCGTTTTTTACGGTGAAATCTTCAACCTTTTATTCGAAAACTCCAGGAAGGCCAGTCAGGTTTTCGGAATTCCACTGGGTATCCTGAAAAAAGGAGCAGCGGCAGACCTGATCGCCATCCCTTACTGCCCTCCCACTGACTTCAATGCAGGGAACCTATACGGTCATCTGTTTTTCGGCCTGATGGAACGGGCTGTCTCAGACGTGATCTGCGGTGGCAGGCTGCTGCTGAAAAACGGGGAACTTCTTACCCTGGATGAGCACTGCATCATGGAATCCGCCCGCAAAGCCTGTCCCGCGGTCTGGAAAAAATACAAGGGAAACTAACGAATCATCATGGTCAAACTATTCCATATCACTAAAATTTATCAGGACCGCATCAGGGCTCTGGACAATCTGAGCTGCCACATCAAGAAAGGCGAATTCGTCTTCCTGGTCGGTCCGGCTGGTGCCGGCAAGACCACGCTTCTGAAACTTCTTTTCAGAGCCGAGCGCACCTCTGAAGGCCAGATCCTGATCGACGGCCGCAATATCGAACAGCTGAAGCCTGCCCAGATTCCATATCTGCGTCGAAACATGGGTATCATTTTCCAGGATTTCAAGCTGTTCAGGAACAAGAGTATTTTCGACAATGTAGCCTTGGCTCTTAGAATTCAGGGCATCCCGGAAGATATGACGATCAGGCAGACAGAAAAAATACTCAGCATGGTCGGTTTGTCACAGAAAATGGAGCGGTACCCGGATGAACTTTCAGGGGGTGAAAAGCAGAAAGCCTGCTTTGCCAGGGCAGTGATCAATGATCCGCCGTTGCTGATCACCGACGAACCCACAGGTAATCTGGATCCGGAAGCATCCTGGGAAATCATGAAACTTCTTCTGGAATACAATATGCGGGGTTCCACTGTGATCGTCGCCACTCACGCCAGCCATCTGGTGGACAAGGTCAGAAAACGGGTGATCGCCCTGATCGATGGCAAAATCGTCAAGGACGAGGACAAGGGAGTGTACAGTTATGAAGGGCTTTAATAAGTGGCAGTATTACCTGAGAGAAGCTCGGTCCAACATGAGCTATTTTTCCCTTCTGACATTAACCTCGGTTTCCACAGTAACGGTCGTACTGACTATTCTCAGTCTTTTTCTGCTTCTATCTGAAAACCTCAAGAATCTGTCCGTAGTGCTGGAACGGGAAATCTCCATTTCCGCTTTTCTTGACACTGCGCCAAGGGAACTGTATCAGGAGATAATCGGCAAGATCAGGAGCTGGCCGGATGTCACCAGCGCGAACTTCTTGAGCAAAGAAGTGGCACTGGTCAATCTTGAACGCGAACTTTCACTTGACTCCAACAAAATCATGACCGAGTTCGGGGAGAATCCACTTCCGGACATCCTGGAAATCAAACCCGTATCCCCTGAAGTGATTCCAAGGCTCGTGGATAAAATCAGAAAAGAATTTCCCTGGCTCACTGAAATTTCCTATGGAAAAGAGCTGGTGACAAAGGTGGAAAGCCTTTCCCGCACCTTCCGATTTTTCGCCGCTCTGCTTGTCTTTTTACTCGGCACCGCTTCCCTCTTCATCATTGCCAACACCATCAAACTGACCCTCTTTTCCAGGCGGGAAGAGATCGAAATCATGCAGTTGATCGGTGCCACCAGAAACTTTATCAGCACGCCGTTCCTGATGGAGGGAATGATCCAGGGATTTCTGGGAGCAATGATTTCACTGGCTGTAAGTTATGCCGGCTATACCATGCTCGTGGGGAAAGTCAAAGCTCTGTTGCCATTCCTGCCTTTCCTCTCGGTCGATGGAGTGTTTCCACTGCTCTCAGCCAAGATTCTGGTTTTGGGTCTGTTGATCGGATTCTGTGGCAGCTTTTTTTCAATCAAGAAAAACTTTGATTACTGAAATGCGGTTATTTCTTCTTTTCTTTATTTTCAGTTTATATCCGCTCTGGGCTGATTCTGACACCACAGAAACTGAAAAGCAGAATCTCATAAACCAGATTGTCAGGATCCGTCAGCAGGAAAATGAAATCATCAACTCACTGGAAAAAATTGAGCGTGACATCAAGGTTTATGAGGAAAAAATAGCAGATAGCCAGACAGTTGTGGATTCCCTAGAACTGGAGATCAGAAAGCTGGAATCATCGGTGCTCGAAAACCGGGAAAAGCTTTCTATCCGCCGCCAGAGCTATTTCCAGTCACTCAGAAATTTTTATGTCAAGCGTGATTCCTCATACCTCAATTTTCTTTTTACCACAAACAATACGGATGAATTCCTGCGCAGATCAAAATACCTCCAGCACATCACCAAGAGAGAAGAAATCCTGCTGTATGATCTTCTGGGAAGCCTTAAAATCATCGAAGCCCAGCAAGCCACTCTGCAGGACAAAAAGGAAGAAATCGATTATCACAAGGAAAAGCTGCTCTTCGATAAGAAACAGCTGGTCCGCGCCAAGGGTGAAAAAGAGGATATCCTGTCCAGCATCAGGCGGAAACAGGAAGAACTGCAGGCCAAGTATGATGAATTTCAGCTGGGGAGCGCAAAAATCTCACAAGTGCTGAAAAACATCGATTCCTCAGGTGTTTCGAATCCCACCGGGGAAGTGGAAACTGCAGATGCCAAGCCTGTGATTCCCGCCACAGAGACCACCACAGAAGTGTCCGAAATCCTCGCAAATGGAAAAATCAGCCTGATCTGGCCGATCGGAGACATCAATTCAGTGATTGCCTTTTTCGGCACCCAGAAAAATCAGTTCAACACATCTTATTTCAACACAGGGATCAATATTGCCTGCGCCAAGGAAACCCCGGTTAAAGCAGCCGCCAACGGAAAAGTCATGTACAAAGGAGTGGTAGAAGGTTATGGGAATGTCCTGATTCTGGACCACGGCAGCGGCTTCACGACCCTGTATGCCCATCTCAAGGAAATCATGGTGGGAATAAACGAAGAGCTCAATGCTGGCGATAGTATCTCTACGATAGAGGAAAATCCCGAGCTGAAAGTCGGGGTTCTGCATTTTGAACTCCGCTGCCACGGGGAACCGCAGGACCCGCTGAAATGGCTGTAACGGAGGACCCATGAAAAAACTTCTGATAATCGCACTCTCATTCTGCATTTTGTCTGTTCACTCAGCCACTATACCCACTTCTCAGGACGATGTAGAGTTGCTGAAAGAAGCCATTCTGATCATCAAAAGCTCTTACGTGAAAGCCAATCTCAATGACCGGGAATTGATTCACGGCGCTATCAACGGGATTGTGGAAACACTCAACGATCCTTATACTAATTTTCTGTCATCAGATGAGTTCAAGGACTTGAACGACGAAACATCAGGCCAGTTCGGCGGAGTCGGCATCATAGTCACTCTGAGGGAGCAGAAAGTCACAGTGATCAGTCCGATTTTCGGATCCCCTGCCGATCAGGCAGGAATCAGGGCAGGAGACCTCATCACTGAAGTCAACGGCCAGCCCATCAAAGACGGGGAACTGAAAAAAGCCCTTCAGCTTCTGAAAGGTGAAATCGGCGAAACTGTTGAAATCGAAACCTTCACACCATCTGACAACAAATACCGTAAATCACTGCTCAACCGTGAAGTAGTTAAAAACACCAGCATCATATTTTCGGGGGTGACACCGGACAATTTCGGTTATGTCAGGATCCGCAACTTCTCCGCTTCCACAGCAGACGACCTGGAAAAAGAGATCAAAGACATGGAATCAGTACCGATCAAGGGGCTGATCCTGGACCTGCGCTCCAACGCGGGAGGACTGCTGACTGCAGGCATCAATGTCGCCGACCTGTTTCTCGAATCCGGCACGATTCTGTCCACCCGCTCCAGAGACGGTGAGAAGAATGTATACATGGCTGATGCGCAGATCTCCCACAAAGGCTATCCGATGGTTGTGCTGATCGACAGAGGATCGGCTTCGGCCGCGGAAATCGTCGCTGCTGCCCTCCACGATAATCAGAAAGCGATTCTGGTGGGTGAAAAAAGCTTTGGAAAAGGCTGTGTACAGACTGTGAAAACCCTTAGCGACGGCTCGGCACTCTCACTGACCACCGCCTGGTATTACACTCCGGCCGGAGAATGTATCCACGATAAAGGTATCAACCCTGATGTCCTGGTGGAAAATCCTGTCTTCGAAGACCAGAAGAAAGTGGATGAGATCGTAAACACACTGCGTAAAGAACAGGAGCAAAGCTATCAGGACCGCTATCAGAACAAGATTCACAGGTTTACTCCTTTCGAATACGACAATCAGCTGCTCAGGGCAGTAGATACGCTTCGCGAGTTCTGGAAATTCCAGCCCCTCTATGAAAAATTCACTCCTGCTGTGCATTAGCTTCCTGCTGGCTTTCCAGGCCGGGGCAGCTCAAGTTTCCATCGTACTTGACGATTTCGGATATCCCGGTTATCCGGCGCACAAGATATTCCTGATGAACTATCCTTTCACACTGGCGATACTCCCTTTTTCCCCGAATGCCACGAGATTCGCTCTCCAGGCCCGGAAAGCCGGTTTCGAAATCATCCTGCACCTGCCGCTCGAAGCCCTGTCCGAGATCCCAGCCGATAATTCAACCTATCTCACGGTGGAAATGCCGCCGGATCGAGTGGAGCGGGTAATCATCGACAACATGTTGAGACTGCCCGGGATAGTGGGTGTGAACAATCATCAGGGTTCACTGTTTACAGAAGATCTGGAGCGGATGACAGTACTTCTGAAAACGTTAGGCAATTACAACCTCTTTTTCATGGACAGCCTGACTTCTCCTCATTCAATCTGCAAAGAGGCAGCCAGAAAGGAAGGAGTAAAAATCCTGAAAAGGGATGTGTTTCTGGACAATACTGCAGAAGAGGAAAACATCCGGAAACAACTCCAGGAATTGTTCTGCAAGGCGGAAAAGAATGGCTCAGCCATAGGTATCGGTCATGCCCGTGCCAAAACACTCGACTATCTGGAGAAACTTCTTCCCGAGATACTCGATGAATATCCTGATATCCAGATAGTGCCGCTTTCCAGAATCTACCAGGATTCAAAGCGGTTTTAATTGTCTTTTCCAGGGAAACAGGGCATAATTCCATCATGAGCAGGCTGCTCTCATTCTTTTTCCTGCTGATACTCTGCTGCCCGCTGTTTGCGGATGAAGAGGAATATCCGAATCGCAGTTATATCAGGTATGTCCGAGGTGACGTGCGGGTTAAGCTGTTCGAAGGTCCGGGAGTGAAAGCCACCTGCGAACTGGAACTGTCGGTCGGGGACAGGGTCAGGTCTGGAACCAACTCGATTGCCGAAATCGTTCTCGCCGGCACGGCTTTGATCAGGGTCAGAGCGGATTCAGAATTCGTAATTCCGCAGAATTCAGTCAACACAAAAGAAAAAGTCTCATTCATCCAGATGCTTGCCGGCACTTTATGGGCTAGGGCTAAGCAGGGAAACGACTCTCTCAAGATAGCCACTCCCAACGCCATCTGCGGTGTGCGGGGTACTGAATTCATTTTGGAGGCTACTGCCAACAGCACCCGCCTGACAGTCTGCCAGGGCGAAGTGGCTTTCGTTCCCCTGACAGATGGATTCCAGACTCAAGCTATTTCAGTGAAAACCGGAAAGCGTCTTACTTACATTCCTAAACCCGGAAAACCAGGCACAGTGGAAACTATGCTTCTGGAAAAACCCCTGAAATCGTATTATGATGCTTTAAAA
This window of the Candidatus Wallbacteria bacterium genome carries:
- a CDS encoding class I SAM-dependent RNA methyltransferase, with product MSLVATTAFGLEAIVKRELEGLGFADLQVSDGMVEFQGDFKAVARANLNLRSADRIYVKIGEFKALTFDELFEGVKALPWSDWIPADGVFPVTGKAVKSILHSVPDCQAITKKAVVESLKKKYGLSIFPENGAAYMIRVALHKDIASLLLDTSGEALHRRGYRLQGVEASLKETLAAALVQLSFWEPGRLLLDPFCGSGTIPIEAALIGREIAPGLLRSFAAEKWGCSPAAPWQEERELARSRIKPLSEPLIEASDMDSEAIAVSEANARRAHVTDDIHFTRKMLNELWIDREYGIVICNPPYGERMGELRDARQNYFDLGRIFRKKTGWSVYVITPDWDFERRFGAVAERKRKLFNGGMEVTYYQYFGRKPK
- the ssnA gene encoding putative aminohydrolase SsnA, giving the protein MLVKSSYLITLDPEKPFFENPGLLILDDRIAEIGSADKMEAKHPKEEVLDLTGKCVLPGMVNIHTHFYGAFARGISLAGKPPVLFSQILERLWWKLDKALDEKSIRHSAAISLVDGIRSGVTAYFDHHASPNCVEESLDLIADETETAGVRACLCYETSDRDGDKIARAGIRENTRFIKKCGKKNERLAGLFGLHAALTLSDETLARAVKAGSESGCGFHIHVAEGIEDVDESLSRYGKRVVERLSKNGILTGNSIFAHCIHLNDEEKRMLSKAGCTVAHNPESNLNNAVGFADVLDLLKHGVHVGLGTDGFSQGLWHSLRAASLMPRYLKRDPRVFYGEIFNLLFENSRKASQVFGIPLGILKKGAAADLIAIPYCPPTDFNAGNLYGHLFFGLMERAVSDVICGGRLLLKNGELLTLDEHCIMESARKACPAVWKKYKGN
- a CDS encoding adenylate/guanylate cyclase domain-containing protein, with the protein product MPIRRKIFLLVISVLFICSLIQTLVFLDYFSGDKTRSGAAKFTEMAMLIGTAFRNMHQPEFEKYCGELLKIRHTDEYATTKLFFISISPAASPDSPVLSLLDWDKISVRGENADAAQVISQIKKDYAKRTTLSIIKVRIEGENPVVIEIGLDMIKHYRQKNFIYLLSFGVLLLGLLFGWAGSAYFSKYLSAPLEDLAGKILEVGRGNLDIKANVMSTDEIGILARSFNQMITGLKEKEFYKSTLQRYVSKQVADKILANRDSLVLKGEKRLVTVMFADIRGFTPLSEKLAPEKLVETLNQYFEIIVDVIFRYNGTLDKFIGDAVMAYWGAPISQENDVLNAVCAAQEMRNRLLEFNEKRAKKGLEQISLGIGLNTGEVIAGNIGAVKRLEYTVIGDDVNTAQRIESQSKGMEVLISEKTYEIIRKHLKVEEMEPASLKGKAQPVRIFKVLGIISKTEGSRS
- the ftsE gene encoding cell division ATP-binding protein FtsE produces the protein MVKLFHITKIYQDRIRALDNLSCHIKKGEFVFLVGPAGAGKTTLLKLLFRAERTSEGQILIDGRNIEQLKPAQIPYLRRNMGIIFQDFKLFRNKSIFDNVALALRIQGIPEDMTIRQTEKILSMVGLSQKMERYPDELSGGEKQKACFARAVINDPPLLITDEPTGNLDPEASWEIMKLLLEYNMRGSTVIVATHASHLVDKVRKRVIALIDGKIVKDEDKGVYSYEGL
- the ftsX gene encoding permease-like cell division protein FtsX codes for the protein MKGFNKWQYYLREARSNMSYFSLLTLTSVSTVTVVLTILSLFLLLSENLKNLSVVLEREISISAFLDTAPRELYQEIIGKIRSWPDVTSANFLSKEVALVNLERELSLDSNKIMTEFGENPLPDILEIKPVSPEVIPRLVDKIRKEFPWLTEISYGKELVTKVESLSRTFRFFAALLVFLLGTASLFIIANTIKLTLFSRREEIEIMQLIGATRNFISTPFLMEGMIQGFLGAMISLAVSYAGYTMLVGKVKALLPFLPFLSVDGVFPLLSAKILVLGLLIGFCGSFFSIKKNFDY
- a CDS encoding HAD family phosphatase, with protein sequence MPEAGKQTSMKNNPVLPKLHAVILDMDGVLIDSEKCWKRAELVFLARLIHDPDRFDTNRFIGLGMRDVYSLLVREHLIKVSEDEFRQVYHDAAAVIYKDWTCLMPGVLDFIGSARKKGLKIGLASSSPLSWIEMVLERFELRTRFDQIVSSDHVGGEAKPSPRVYQHALSLLGVNSSKSLAIEDSCYGIISAKKAGLHCLGFRNGGNDHEDFSLADGEIDSFENYEI